GCAGCGTGACCCCCGTGCTCGACGCGCTGACCCGCGCGGCGCAGGGGCTCACCGACCGCTACCGCGTCCCGGCCGGGCCGATGCCGCGGGGTGAGCACCGTCTGCCCCCGCCGGTCAACACGGTGGAGGTGCCCTTCCGCGACTGGGTCATGGCGCGCATCGAGACCTCGCTCGCGCCGCGCCTCCTCAGCAGCACCCGCGACGTGGCCCTGAAAGTGGAGCCGCTGTCGCACGCGCTGAGCGAGCTCGAGCGGCGCGTCGCGTTCAACGTGGAGCTGGCCGTCAACGAGCTGAGCGTGGTCGAGGGCGAGGAGGTGCCGAAGCAGACGCGCCGCCTCGTGCGCGACATGATCGGCAGCGCCCTCGAGCGGAACCGCGAGCTCTTCGAGGGCTACGCGGACGACAGCGAGCGGTGGGGCGACGAGGTGCGGCGCTCGGTGCGCGACGCGGTGCTGTCGAGCCTGGACGAGCTGCGCGGCGGGCTGGTCGACGGCGAGGTCGGCCGCATGAGCTCGCAGATGAAACGCGATGTGCGCGGCCGTCGCCTCGTGCGCTGGGCCCGTCAGTCACGGCGCGCCATCTCGCGCTCCTGGGCCATCGCCGGGCGCGCGGTGCGCGAGGCGATCGGCGAGGCTCGCCTCGATCGCGCGCGACAGCGCGTGGGCCTGCCGCCCCACACCAGCGAGGCGGAGATCGTCCCGCAGGGCTTCGCGCCGCCCGAGCCGGCGCCGTCGATCCCGATGGTGTATCGCCGGCTCTTCTCGGCCCAGGCCCTCGAGGCGGGCGACATCCTGACGGGCCGCGACGACGCGCTGCAGCGCGCGATCTCGCTCCTCGAGGACGGACCCGCCGGCAGCCTCCGCACGGTCGCGGTCGTGGGCCCGGACGGCGTGGGCAAGAGCGCCTTCGTCAACGCGGTGATCCGCGCCAAGCGCTGGCCGAAGGTCCGGGAGCTGGCGCTCGAGGGGCCGGCGACGCTCGAGCAGGTGGACGCGCTCTTCGAGCCCAGCGGGGAAGGCCACCTCGTGGTGGTCAGCGGCGTGCACTGGCTGCGCGCGCTCCAGCCGGGCGGCTTCTCCGCGCTGCGCCGCTTCGTCGATCGCGTGATCCAGGACGGAGGCAAGAACGCGTTCCTGGTGCGCGCCGACACGCTGGTCTGGGAGCAGAGCCTGGAGGCGGCGCCGCTGCGAGACGCGTTCCCGGACCTCATCACGCTCGGCCCGCTCGAGCCGGAGGCGCTCCAGGCGGCGGTGCTCGCGCGCCACACGGTCAGCGGCTACGGGCTGGTCTTCAGCCAGGGGATCCAGCCCGAGAGCCGACTCGAGGAGCTGGTGATGCAGGCGTCGTCGCCGCTCAGCCGCCCGCAGCAGAGCTTCTTCCGGGCCCTGCACGCGGCGAGCGGCGGCCTGCTCCGCGACGCGCTCCGGCTCTGGCTCGCCTCGGTGGAGGAGGTCGACGAGGCGGGGGACTTCGTGCACCTCGGCCCCGTGCCGACGTCGAGCCTCTACGCGCTGCGTCGCCTCGGCGAGCGCGAGGTCCTGACCCTCTACCAGGTGGCGCGGCAGGGCTGGATGGACGCCTCGGTCTGCGCCTCGCTCTTCCGGATCGACGAGACGACGGCGCGCGCACGGCTCATGGCCCTGGGCCACGTGGGCATCCTCGAGCGGCGCGGCGCGGTGTGGCGGATTGCGCTCCACCTGCGCGGCACGGTGCAACGACTGTTGCGGGAGAAGGGATTCATCGCGTGAGGCGGCTCGGCCCGATCGCGTTCGCGATGCTGCTGGGCTGGGCGTCCCCGGGCGCGGCCCAGGACGGAGGCCGGCGTGACGAGGGCGCGGACGCGCGCGACGCGGGGGTGGCGCGCCGCACGCCGCGAACCACGCCGCGCGCGACTCCGCGGGACGACGTCTCGGCCGGGCGCGCGCCGACGGCGCCGCCCCGCCGGCCGACCCGCAGGCGCGCCGAGCCCACGCCGACGTCCGGCGACGACGCGCCGCAAACCCCGTCGACGCTCATCGAGGACGGCGGCGTGCCGGACGCGGGTCCGGCCCAGAGCGAGCCCTCCGAGACCGAGCCCACCGAGAGCGACGCGGGCACGCCGGACATCGAGGCGGCGAGCGCCGACAGCGAAGCCTCCGAAGCCGAGCCGCCCGACGCGGGCGCGCCGGACGCCGGCTCGCCCGGCGAGGACGCGGGTCAGACCGAGGCCACCGTCAGCCGCGAGGAGGACGACGACGACTCGCTCCTCGGCGTCGTCGAGGCGCTCCTCTTCGAGCGCGCCGAGCGGGCGGAGATGGAGGCCGCGCGCGCGCGGGACGAGCTGGCCCGGCGCGAGCGCCCCGACGGCGCCGGGCAGACCGGCCCCCAGCAAGAGGCCGCGCCGGCTCCGATCGACGTGCGCGTGGTGGGCTGTGGTCCGGCCGCGGAGTCGATCGGCCTGAGCTTGCCCGAGCGTCAGCTCTCCACGCTCGGCCTGATCCTCCTGCTCTTCGTCACCCTGCTCGGCCTCGCGGTGATCGACCGGGTGCGCCGACCGCTCCCGGAGCAGGGCCTGCTGCCGCGCGTCCTCGGCGCCGCCCACCTCGCGCTCCGGCTCGCGGCGGTCGTGATGGTGCTCAACGTCGCCTCCCGCCTCTTGCCGGGCTGGCTCGCGCCGTTCCTGCTCATCGGCGTCATCGCGGCCGCGCTCGCGATCGGCATCGGCGCCGTCTGGCCCTGGCTGCCCGACGTCGTCGGGGGCGTGCTGCTGCTGGCCGAGCGACGCGTGCGAGCCGGGCTGTGGCTCATCGGGGACGGCTTCGCCGGGCAGATCGAGCGCGTCGGCCCGCGCGTGACCACGCTCCGGGCCGCCGACGGCTCCCTCTTCACCATCCCGAACCGGCAGCTGGTCTCGCGCACGGTGCACACGAGCGCGCAGCGCTTCGCCGAGACCAAGGTCGCGCTGGAGGTGCCGGACGCGCCGGCCACCGAGGTGCGCGCCGCCATCCGGGACGCCGTCCTCTGCTCGCCCTACGTGCCGTCGCACCCGCTCCTCGCCATCGCGCGCGACGCGAGCCAGCCGCGGCGCTGGACCGTGACGGTGCGGCTGCTCGACGCGCGCTTCGGCCCCGACTTCGAGGGGCAGCTCCTCGAGCGGGTCGAGGAGGCGCTCGCCCCGCGCGCGGAGACGCCCGCCCCCGAGCCTCCGCCCCAGCCTCCCGAGCCCCCTCAGTAGAGCGACGCCAGCGCCGCGCGGAGCTCCGCCCGCGTGAACGGCTTGCGGAGGAGACGGACCGGGCGGTCGGTGCCGAGCACGCGCTCGATCTCGTCGTCGGTGTAGCCGGAGGCGAACAGGATCTTCAGGTCCGGTCGCGCCGTCGCCATCTCGTCCGCGAGCGCGCGCCCCGACTCGCCCGGCATGACGACGTCGGTGATCATCACGCCGATCGCGTCGCCGTGCTCGGCCAGCTGCGCCCGCGCCTGCGCGGGCCCCGAGGCCTGGAGCACGTGGTGCCCCTCCCGCGCGAGGAGGAGCGCGATGGTGCTCCGCACGTCCGGATCGTCCTCGACCAGCAGCACGGTCAACGCCTCGGCCACGCCGCCCTCGGGCGTCGCCTGGGCCACCGGGGGCGGCGACTCCGGCTGGTCGGCGATCGGGAAGCTGATCTGCACCGCCGTGCCCTCGCCCGGCGCGCTCTGGATCTGCATCTCGCCGCCGCTCTGCCGCACCACGCCGAACACCGTCGAGAGGCCGAGTCCAGTCCCGCGGCCCACCTCCTTCGTGGTGAAGAAGGGCTCGATGGCCCGGCTGAGCGTCTCGTCGTCCATACCCACGCCGCTGTCGATCACCCGCATCACGGCGCGCTCCGCCTCGCGCGCGACCTCCAGCGTCAGCGCGCCCCCGCGCGGCATCGCGTCGCGCGCGTTGACGGCCAGGTTCATCAGCAGCTGCTCGATCTGCGCCGGGTCCGCGCGGATCCAGAGCGGATCGGAAGCGACCGTCACCTCGAGCGCCACGTCCTCCCCGATGAGCCGCCGCAACACGCGCACGCCGCGCTGCACGATCGCCCCGAGATCGACCCTCTTCACCTGCAACACTTGCTGCCGACTGAACGCGAGCAGCTGGCGGGTCAGTCGGGCGCCCTGATCGGCGGCCTGGACGATGTCGGTGGCGAGCTTGTCGGTGTTGCCCTTGTCGGCGCGGATCAGCTCCGCGCTCCCGAGGATGATCATCAGGAGGTTGTTGAAGTCGTGCGCGATGCCGCCGGCGAGCCGACCGACCGACTCCATCTTCTGCGCCTGGAAGAACTTTCGCTCGAGCTGCTCGCGCTCGCGGCGCTGCCGGATGTCCCGCACGATGCCCTGCAGGCGCCCGTCACTCAGGGCCGTCGCGCTGATCTCGGTCGGCACGGTCGCGCCCGCCTTCGTCAGGAACGTGCGCTCGCGCGTCAGCCGCTCCCCGGCGGCGAGCCGCTCCAGCTCCAGCGGCTCGCGCGCCAGCTCGTCCGGATCCATCAGCTCGCCGATGCTGCGCCCGACGATGTCGGCGCGGTCTCGCTCCAGGAACGCGCAGAAGGCCTGGTTCACCTCCTCGATGCGCCCCTCGGCGTCGCTGACGACGATCCCATCGGCGGCCTGCTCGATCAGGTTGCGCAGGCGCTCCTCGCTCCGGGCCAGCGCCCGCTCCGCCGCCTTCTGCTCGCTGATGTCACGGATCACCGTCACCCGAAGTCGCTCGCCACCCGAGTGGATGACGCGCGCGCGCACCTCGGCCGGGAAGACCGAGCCGTCCTTGCGGAGCCCCTCGACCTCGTAGGGGGTCTCGGCTCCGCTGCGGATGGCGTCGATGACGCGCTGGCGCGAGTCGGGGGCGGCGATCATCAGGGCGGATTGCCCGACCAGCTCGTCCACCGTGTACCCGACCATGCGCGCGAGCGCGACGTTCGCGTCGAGGATCAGGCCGTCCTCGTGCAACGCCACGCCCTCCGTGGCCGCCTCGCTGAGGCGCCGAAAGCGCTCCTCGGGATCGGAGCTGGAATGCAACGAACCGGACCCACCCACGTCGGGAGAATACGCCGAGCAAAGACCGAACCCCAATGAGTTGAATGCGCTTCGGCCAGGGCTCGTCCGCCTTCCACCCTTCCCTCCAACTGAGGCATGATCTCGTGATGAACATCCGCTTCTTCTTGGCTGTGCTCCTCCTCGTCGCGTGTCCCGGCGGCGCCCTCGCGCAAGGTCACGGTGGGGTCGCGCGATCGGGGATGGGTCAGGGAGAGGCCCGAATTTCCTCACGATCCGACGTTCGGCTCTCCATGGAGAGCATGCCCGGGACGAGCGGCGCGGCGGTGAGCGCGCTCGGCCAGCGCGTCGGCCAGCGCATGGCGCAGATCCGCGGCTGCTACGAAGAGGTCGTCGGGGAAAACCCCTCAGTGGAAGGCACGCTGCGTCTCCGGGTGCTGCTCGAGGGGCGCGGACGGCCCAACGTCGAGGTGGACCGTGACGGGGTGAACGACGCCGGCCTCGTCCGCTGCATCACGGGCGCGCTGCAGTCGGTCGACCACGACGGCCTGCGGCGCCCCACCCGCGCGGTGGTGCAGCTGGTGATGGGCAACTCGGCCGCAGCGGGGGCCGAGCGGGCGGCGGCGCGCGCGCAGGAGGCGGCGCAGGTGACCATCCAGATCGACGCGGACGGGAACGCGACCTCGACCGGAGGCAGCGACGACCGCGGGGTGCGCTTCACGGTCATCGGAGACGGCCGGGAGTCCGCGCCCGTCGTCCAGTCCGCGCACCGCTCGCTGCTCTCGGTGCTGCCCGGGCTGATGGACTGCCGCCGCCGCGCGAGCCGACGCGGCCAGTCCCCGGAGGGCGAGGTGTCGGCGACGCTGCTCGTCCGGGACGGTCGCGTGCCGAGCGGCCGCGTCGGGCGGAGCACGGTGGCCAGCGACCGGGCCCGCGGCTGCGTCTCGCGCGTGCTGCGCCGCATGCAGCAGCGCGCGCAGGCGAGCGGGCGGGTCCGCGTCCGGATCCAGTTCGCCGAAGCGCAGGCCGCCGAGGCGGACGACTGATACGCTGCGCGCCCTTGATCGATCGGCGCGCCGTCTGGTCTCTGCCGCTCCTGCTGGCCCTCTGCCTGGCCGGCAGCTGGGCGCTCTCGCGCGCGCCCTCGTCCCCCGGCGAAGCATCGGCTCCAGCGCCCGCGCGCGCGCGCGCCCCCACCCCGCGCGGCCCGGTCCGGTGGATCGTCGCGGGCGGCGGCGCGAGCCCCGAGCTGTCGCAGGTGCAGATCGAGCAGGACGTCGCGCACGCGGCGCGGCTGCTCGAGGAGACCGGCCCCGGCCTGCTGCTCTTCGCCGGGGGCGCGGGCTCTCGGGCCGTGCAGGTCCTGGACCCCGACGCGCCGACGGACGACCTGCGCGCGCGGCTCGCGGCGCTGCTGGACCCACGCGGCGGGCGCGACACGCGCTACCGGCCCAGCACCCTCACCCCCGCTGGCGCCGCGTCCGCGGAGGCGATCACCAGCGCGCTCGAGGGCGCCCTCGGGGACGACGAGGCGCCCCTGCTCGTCTACCTGGCGGGGCACGGCGTGGGCGGCGAGGAGCCGCGGGACAGCCGACTGCTCACCTGGGGCGCGGGCGATCTGTGGGTCGAGGACCTGGCCGAGGTGCTCGACGCGACGCCGCACCACCGCCCCGTCCGGCTCGTGGTGACCGCGTGCTACGCGGGCGGGTTCGCCGACTTCGCGTTCACCGCCGCCGACGTCGAGCAAGGCGCGACCGAGAGCGACCGCTGCGGCTTCTTCGCGACGACCTGGGATCGCGTGGCCTCGGGCTGCGACCCGAACCCCGACCGCGCGGCCCAGCGCGGCTACGGGCTGCTCTTCCTCGACGCGCTCGGCGGCGCGGGCGAGGACCTCGACGGCGACGGCCGCGTCTCGCTGCTGGAGGCGCACAGCTACGCGCGGATGCGCTCGGGCTCGTTCGACGTGCCCGTCACCACGAGCGAGATCTTCCTCCGCGCGGCGGTGGATCCGGAGGCGCAGGCCGACGCGGGGGACGCGCCGCCCCCGATGCCGGAGGAGCGCGCCGTCGTCCAGGGCCTGCGCGAGCGCCTCGGGCTGGACTCGTCCGACGCGGCCGGGGCGCGCATGACCGCGCTGCAGCACGAGCTCGAGGAGGTCGCGGAGCGCCTCGACGAGGTGGAGCGCGAGCACGACGCGGTGCGCGAGGACCTCGTCGGCGCGCTGCTCCATCGCTGGCCCAGCCTCGAGGATCCGTGGCGGCGCGACTTCGCGCCCACGCTGGCCGAGGAGGGCGAGGCCATCGAGCGCTTCCTCGAGGCGTCCGGCGACGCGAACCGGCTCCGGGAGCTGCGCGACGAGCTGACCCCGCTCGCGGCGCGGCACGACGACCTGCTCGCGTCGCTGGCGCCGCTCGAGAACCTGGCCCGCGCGGGGGAGACCCTCGCGCTGGCCGGCCGGCTCCGGGCCGAAGGGGGCCCACACTGGCTGCGCTATCAGCGCTTCCTCGCGTGCGAGCGGGGGCTGCCGTGACGCCGACCGTGCAGGATTCGAACAATTTGACCGCCCGCGGCCCCCTGCTCATGGTGAGGGGGATGCCCCGGCTCGTCCGCACCGCGCTCATCGTCGCCCTCGCGCTCGGCCTCGCCGGGAGCGGGTCGCTGGACGCGGCCGCGCAGCCGTCCGTGGAGCGCGACCCGGGCGCGCAGGCCGCGCTGCAGATGCCGGAGCGCCCCGCGGTCGAGCCCGAGGCGATCCCCGAAGACGAGCCGTTCGGCCGGGAGATCGACTTCTACGACCCGAGCGGGCACGCCCTGCGTCCCTTCCACGACGCCCTGCGCGCCACCCAGTCCGAGGAGGACCCGCGCAAGGCGCGCGTGCTCGTCTACGGCGCCTCGCACGTGGCGGCCGACTTCTTCACGAACGTCCTGCGCGAGCGCCTTCAGAGCCGCTTCGGCGACGCGGGGCACGGCTTCCTGATGCCCGCGCGCCCGTGGCGCCGCTACCGCCACCTCGGCGGGCTCAGCGTCGAGAGCAACCGCCCCTGGGACGCGCTCCGCGTGCGCGCCTCCACGCGCGACGTCGATCACCTCGGGGTCGCGGGCCTCGCGGTCGAGTCCGACGATCGCCGCGCCTTCGGGCGCATCGACACGGGCGACCAGGTCGCCAGCCAGTTCGCGATCATGTACCTGGAGCAGCCCGGGGGCGGCTCCTTCGACGTGCGCCTCGACGGTCGGCGCGTCGCGCGGATCGCGACGGCGGCCGAGGAGACCGGGGCCGGCTGGCGGCTGATCACCGCGGCCGAGGCGCGGCACGTCCTCGAGATCCGGCCGCGCGGCGACGGCCCGGTCCGGCTCTTCGGCGTCTCGGTCGAGCGCGAGCAGCCGGGCGTGATCATCGACAACCTCGGCATCAACGGCGCGCGCGCCGTCTCGCACCTCTACTGGGACGCCGCCCTCCACACCGAGTACCTCCGCCGCCTCTCGCCCGACCTCGTGGTGCTCGCGTACGGCACGAACGAGAGCGGCGACGACGGACACCCCATCGAGACCTACGAGGAGGAGCTGCGCGCGGTCGTCGGCCGCGTCCGCGGCGCGGTGCCCGGCGCCGCCTGCATGCTCATCGGCCCCAGCGACCGCCCCATGCGCGGCGAAGAGGGCGAGCTGGTGGACCGCCCCCGCACCCACCAGGTGGTCGAGGTGCAGCGGCGCGTCTCCCGCGACATGGGCTGCGCCTTCTTCGACCTCGTCGCCTTCGGCGGCGGCCCGCTCTCGATGCCGCACTGGGCCGAGGCGGATCCGCCCTTCGCCCAGCGCGACCACGTGCACTACACCGGCCGCGGCTACCTCCGCCTCGGCGAGGTCCTGCACGGCGCGATGCTCGAGGGCTTCGACGCGGCGCCACGCTTCGATCCCCCGGCCGCGGTCGCCGCGGGTCCTCGCCCCTGATCTTCCCGCCGACGAGCGCGCTATCCAGCGCCTCGTTCTCGCGTTAGGGTCTCGCGTCCAAAGCTTGGAGGGGCGCGATGGCGCATTTCGAAATCATCGAGTTCGAGGGTCAGAAGATGGTCAAGGCGACCATCCAGAACGAGACCATCCGCGCGGAGTCCGGCGCGCTGCACTACATGTTCGGCCAGATCGAGATGGCCTCGAAGGCGCCGAGCGCGGGCGGCTTCCTCAAGTCGATGGTGAGCGGCGAGAACGTCTTCAAGCCCACCTACACCGGCTCGGGCGAGGTCTACTTCGGCCCCCCGATCTTCGGTGAGTACTTCATCCTCCAGCTCAACGGAGAGGAGTGGATCCTCGACCAGGGCGCGTACGTCTGCAGCGACATCGGCATCGAGGTCGACGTCTTCCGCAACAAGGCCCTGACCGGCCTCATGGGCGGCGAGGGCCTCTTCCAGACGAAGGTGAAGGGGACGGGCACGGTCGTGCTCATCGCGCCGGGCAAGGTGCAGACCTATCACCTCCAGGGGCACACCCTGAGCGTGGACGGCAGCTTCGCGATCGCGCGGAGCGCGGGCCTCGACTACGCCGTGCGGCGCGCGAGCAAGTCGCTCGTCGGCTCGTTCACCTCGGGCGAGGGCTTGCTCAACGTGTTCAGCGGCACCGGCACCGTGCTCCTCGCGCCGGTCCCGAACCTCTACCAGAACCTCATCGACCAGAGCCGCTACATCCCGGCCGCGGCGGCGGGCGGCGCGGCGGCGGGCGGCGGCGCCATCGGCGGCCTCGTGGGCCGCTTCGCGGGCGGCGGGATCGGCCGCATCGTCGGCCTCGCGGTGTTGGCGCTCTTCTGCGTGATCACCCTCGTCTGCTCGGGCCTCACGCAGGTGATGCAGTAGCCTCGACCGGACGCGGCTAACGCTCGAGGTAGTCGGCGAAGCCCTTGAGCAGGGCCTTGTAGAGCATGTTCCCGATCACGCGATAGCCGGCCGGCGTCGCGTGCCGGAAGTCGCCGAAGGCGAGCCGGGGCTCGGTGCGGAACCACGCCCGCATCGCGCCCTCGCCGCCCATCGCGGTGAAGGTGTCGAAGAAGGCGCAGCCCTCCGCGCGCGCCGCGCGCCGCATCGCCTCGACGATGATCGGCACCGGCTCGAGGGTCTCGATGGCGCCGCGCTCGCTTCGCCGCGCCTGATCGAGCGGGGCCATCAGGAGGCACGCCGCCTCGGGGCGCGCCCGCCGGACCATGCGCGCGACGCGCCGGAAGTCGTCCTCGAACTGCTCGGGCGTGCGCGGGTCGTCCGCGTCGTTGCCGCCGAAGCCGAGCACGATGAGGTTCGTGTCGCGGTGCGCGTGCTGACGGCGGAAGTGGGCCTCGTCGTAGCCGAGCATGCGGCGCGCCCGCGCGCCGACCATGCCGAGCGAGTCGTAGACGACGCCGGGCCCGTCGCGCTCGAGCACCATGCCGTAGAGCCGGCTCTCGCCGCCGCCGAGCGTGCGCAGCTCCAGCTCGTGCGCTCCGTCGGGCACCCGCACCTCGTGCCACCCGTCGGTGGTCTGCTCGCCGCGCGTGCTCACAACCTGCCGCTCGCCGTCGTCGACGCGCAGGTCGAGGTTCCCGCCGCGCGGGTGCGCCTGGTACCACAGCTCGAAGCGGCTCACGCGGCCGCCCACCGGGCCCCGGTCGCTCGTGCCGAACTCCGCGCGCCCGCCCGCCATCGAGCGGTACTGGACGCCCCCGTAGCCGTAGAGGTGGTCGCGGAGCCCCGCCCGGACGAGCTCGATGAGGCGCCACTGGCCCGACGCGGAGTGGTCGACGTCCGTGTGGCGGTACGGCATCGAGCCGCGCGAGATCAGGATGAAGCCATGCCCCGCGTCGCCGAAGCGCTGCTGGAAGCGGCGCCGCGCGGTGCTGGTGATCCCGTCCCCCGCGATCGAGGAGTCGCCGTAGTGCGCGATCCGGGTGATGGCGCCGTCCTGGCGCTCCGCCGTGCGCAAGAGCGCCTCGTAGAAGGGGCGCATCGCCCGGCCACCGGGATCTTCGAGCTCGCGGACCAGGCCCTCGAGCTCGCTCGGCGCGATGCGCACCGACGGCCCGGTCTCGGCGCTGGACTCGTGCTCGCGCTCGGAGGGCGGCTCCGGCGCCTCGGCGAGGTTCGCCGCGACCGCGTCCCCGAGCTGCTCGGCGAGGGCCTCGTCACCGCGCGCGGTGCGCCGGCTGACCGCGCCCCCGGTCGCGACCGCCATGCCCCCCTCGACGGGCTGCTCCGCGAGGAACATGCGCGCGATGGGCACGCCCTCCCCGGGGACCCACGCCTTGAAGCGCTCCATGTTCGCGCTGGCCAGCGGGGCGATCGCGTACGGCACGCCGGCGAGCAGGAGCAGCACGCCGAGCGCCCCGGCGAGGTGCCGCATCGCGCTCGCGGTGGCCCCGACGCGGTCCTCGGTGGCGCGCTCCTCCACGGTCGACAGCGACTCGAGCAGGGTGTTCGACCCCTCCTCGCCCAGCAGATCTTCGCTCTCGCTTCGCTCGCTCAACGCCGCCTCGGACCCCGCGCAGGGTGCTTCGATTCACTCTCGGACCGACGTCGAGGTGTAGCATCGCGCGTTCCCGGGCGAAACGAATCAGCCGCCGAGCGCAGCCTCGAGGTCGGCGACGTCGACCGGCTTGACCAGGTGCGAGTCGAAGCCGGCGGCCAGCGCGCGCTCCCGGTCTTCGCGCATCCCGTAGCCGGTGAGGGCGATGAGCCGCACCGCGTCGCCCAGCTCCGCGCGCACGCGCCGGGCGACCTCGAAGCCGTCGATCCGAGGCAGGCCGATGTCGACCACGGCGGCCGCGGGCGTCGTGCGCAGGATCAGCGCCACGCCCTCCTCCCCGTCGCCGGCCTCGAGGACCTCCACGCCGCGCTGCTCCAGGATCAGCCGCAGCATCTCGCGGTTGTCGGCCTGGTCCTCCACCAGCACCACCGGGCCCGATGGGGTGGCGGACGAGGCCTCCTCGGACGGCGCGCGCGCGTCGACGCGGGCCGATCCCTCCTGGGCGTGCGGCAGCTGGACGACCAGCTCGGAGCCGCTCCCCGGCCCGTCGCTCCGGGCGTGCACCGCGCCCCCGTGACCGATCACCAGTCGCTCCACCAGGGCCAAACCGAGCCCCATGCCGCCGTCCGAGCGCTCGAGGCTGCCGTCTCCCTGCACGAACATGTCGAAGATCCGCTCGAGCATCTGCGGCTCCATCCCGAGGCCGTCGTCCCTCACGCGGAGGGTGACCGTCGCGCCCTCCGTCGCCGCGGCGATCCACACGTTCCCGCCGGGCTCGTTGTACTTCA
This window of the Sandaracinaceae bacterium genome carries:
- a CDS encoding GDSL-type esterase/lipase family protein → MSERSESEDLLGEEGSNTLLESLSTVEERATEDRVGATASAMRHLAGALGVLLLLAGVPYAIAPLASANMERFKAWVPGEGVPIARMFLAEQPVEGGMAVATGGAVSRRTARGDEALAEQLGDAVAANLAEAPEPPSEREHESSAETGPSVRIAPSELEGLVRELEDPGGRAMRPFYEALLRTAERQDGAITRIAHYGDSSIAGDGITSTARRRFQQRFGDAGHGFILISRGSMPYRHTDVDHSASGQWRLIELVRAGLRDHLYGYGGVQYRSMAGGRAEFGTSDRGPVGGRVSRFELWYQAHPRGGNLDLRVDDGERQVVSTRGEQTTDGWHEVRVPDGAHELELRTLGGGESRLYGMVLERDGPGVVYDSLGMVGARARRMLGYDEAHFRRQHAHRDTNLIVLGFGGNDADDPRTPEQFEDDFRRVARMVRRARPEAACLLMAPLDQARRSERGAIETLEPVPIIVEAMRRAARAEGCAFFDTFTAMGGEGAMRAWFRTEPRLAFGDFRHATPAGYRVIGNMLYKALLKGFADYLER
- a CDS encoding mechanosensitive ion channel gives rise to the protein MRRLGPIAFAMLLGWASPGAAQDGGRRDEGADARDAGVARRTPRTTPRATPRDDVSAGRAPTAPPRRPTRRRAEPTPTSGDDAPQTPSTLIEDGGVPDAGPAQSEPSETEPTESDAGTPDIEAASADSEASEAEPPDAGAPDAGSPGEDAGQTEATVSREEDDDDSLLGVVEALLFERAERAEMEAARARDELARRERPDGAGQTGPQQEAAPAPIDVRVVGCGPAAESIGLSLPERQLSTLGLILLLFVTLLGLAVIDRVRRPLPEQGLLPRVLGAAHLALRLAAVVMVLNVASRLLPGWLAPFLLIGVIAAALAIGIGAVWPWLPDVVGGVLLLAERRVRAGLWLIGDGFAGQIERVGPRVTTLRAADGSLFTIPNRQLVSRTVHTSAQRFAETKVALEVPDAPATEVRAAIRDAVLCSPYVPSHPLLAIARDASQPRRWTVTVRLLDARFGPDFEGQLLERVEEALAPRAETPAPEPPPQPPEPPQ
- a CDS encoding PAS domain S-box protein gives rise to the protein MGGSGSLHSSSDPEERFRRLSEAATEGVALHEDGLILDANVALARMVGYTVDELVGQSALMIAAPDSRQRVIDAIRSGAETPYEVEGLRKDGSVFPAEVRARVIHSGGERLRVTVIRDISEQKAAERALARSEERLRNLIEQAADGIVVSDAEGRIEEVNQAFCAFLERDRADIVGRSIGELMDPDELAREPLELERLAAGERLTRERTFLTKAGATVPTEISATALSDGRLQGIVRDIRQRREREQLERKFFQAQKMESVGRLAGGIAHDFNNLLMIILGSAELIRADKGNTDKLATDIVQAADQGARLTRQLLAFSRQQVLQVKRVDLGAIVQRGVRVLRRLIGEDVALEVTVASDPLWIRADPAQIEQLLMNLAVNARDAMPRGGALTLEVAREAERAVMRVIDSGVGMDDETLSRAIEPFFTTKEVGRGTGLGLSTVFGVVRQSGGEMQIQSAPGEGTAVQISFPIADQPESPPPVAQATPEGGVAEALTVLLVEDDPDVRSTIALLLAREGHHVLQASGPAQARAQLAEHGDAIGVMITDVVMPGESGRALADEMATARPDLKILFASGYTDDEIERVLGTDRPVRLLRKPFTRAELRAALASLY
- a CDS encoding AIM24 family protein — translated: MAHFEIIEFEGQKMVKATIQNETIRAESGALHYMFGQIEMASKAPSAGGFLKSMVSGENVFKPTYTGSGEVYFGPPIFGEYFILQLNGEEWILDQGAYVCSDIGIEVDVFRNKALTGLMGGEGLFQTKVKGTGTVVLIAPGKVQTYHLQGHTLSVDGSFAIARSAGLDYAVRRASKSLVGSFTSGEGLLNVFSGTGTVLLAPVPNLYQNLIDQSRYIPAAAAGGAAAGGGAIGGLVGRFAGGGIGRIVGLAVLALFCVITLVCSGLTQVMQ
- a CDS encoding GDSL-type esterase/lipase family protein, translated to MPRLVRTALIVALALGLAGSGSLDAAAQPSVERDPGAQAALQMPERPAVEPEAIPEDEPFGREIDFYDPSGHALRPFHDALRATQSEEDPRKARVLVYGASHVAADFFTNVLRERLQSRFGDAGHGFLMPARPWRRYRHLGGLSVESNRPWDALRVRASTRDVDHLGVAGLAVESDDRRAFGRIDTGDQVASQFAIMYLEQPGGGSFDVRLDGRRVARIATAAEETGAGWRLITAAEARHVLEIRPRGDGPVRLFGVSVEREQPGVIIDNLGINGARAVSHLYWDAALHTEYLRRLSPDLVVLAYGTNESGDDGHPIETYEEELRAVVGRVRGAVPGAACMLIGPSDRPMRGEEGELVDRPRTHQVVEVQRRVSRDMGCAFFDLVAFGGGPLSMPHWAEADPPFAQRDHVHYTGRGYLRLGEVLHGAMLEGFDAAPRFDPPAAVAAGPRP